The nucleotide sequence CTGGCCGCTATCGGTCTGACGCTCGGTGCCGATGTGCCGGTGTTCGTGCACGGACGCAGTGCGTTTGCCGAAGGCATCGGCGAGCAGCTTTCGTTCGTCGATTTGCCGCCGCAGTGGTACCTGGTTGTGCATCCCGGTGTGAGTGTCGCGACCGCACAAATTTTCAGTGACCGGGAATTGACAAGAAATACCCCCGTCAGTACAGTAGCGGCCTTTCTTGAGCCGGCCACCCGAACGGCATTTCGCAACGATTGCGAGCCAGTTGCCAGAAGGCTTTTTCCGGTAATTGACGCAGCGTTGTCATGGCTCGAAAAGCATGCTGGCGAAAGCCACATGACCGGCACCGGCGCCTGCATTTTTGCGCCGGTCACGGATCGGCAACACGGCGAAACACTGCTCGCCGCATTGCCACCGCACTGGAAAGGTTTCGTCGCGCGGAGCCAGAACCTGTCACCTCTTCACGAGGCCCTGGCAGCTTCGCACAGCGACAACAGTTAGTGTTGGGGTATCGCCAAGTTGGTAAGGCAACGGGTTTTGATCCCGTCATTCCCAGGTTCGAGTCCTGGTACCCCAGCCATCTTCCTTCTCGTACACTTACGCTGCATAGCTGACGGTTGCGTCCCGCAGGGCGCGACCACCACGAGCCATACAACAGTCCCGCGGGGGAGCGCCAGTGTCCAAACTCGTCGTCTTTACCGGCAACGCCAACCCGGAACTGGCCAAGGCCATGACCCGGCAACTGAACATCCCGCTGGGCGCCGCTGACGTCGGCACCT is from Isoalcanivorax pacificus W11-5 and encodes:
- the ispE gene encoding 4-(cytidine 5'-diphospho)-2-C-methyl-D-erythritol kinase, translated to MTLTLPAPAKLNLFLHVTGRRSDGYHTLQTLFTLLDHGDTLHFAAADTLTLDSPGVAGAPQDNLVWRAATRLREHTGCQRGAQIRVVKRLPAGGGVGGGSSDAATTLLGLNRLWSLGLSLPELAAIGLTLGADVPVFVHGRSAFAEGIGEQLSFVDLPPQWYLVVHPGVSVATAQIFSDRELTRNTPVSTVAAFLEPATRTAFRNDCEPVARRLFPVIDAALSWLEKHAGESHMTGTGACIFAPVTDRQHGETLLAALPPHWKGFVARSQNLSPLHEALAASHSDNS